From one Danio rerio strain Tuebingen ecotype United States chromosome 19, GRCz12tu, whole genome shotgun sequence genomic stretch:
- the sp8a gene encoding transcription factor Sp8a, whose product MATSLLGEEPRVGSTPLAMLAATCNKIGSSSPPSDSGSFGKGGFHPWKRAAPSSCSLSPFGAQRNDSFSANSSFSLTGTTTSTSPFGNDYPVFQTSVANSSQDPSAQSVFISKVDSLQGIYPRMSVAHPYETWFKSAHAGISSGDGSGSSWWDVGTGWIDVQSANGAALQTSLHSPLSGYNSDYPSLTHSAFSASPSPHLLSSGQHLMDGFKPVLSATYTDSSTGANSAVLGGSPVVPLAGSPRSSTRRYSGRATCDCPNCQEAERLGPAGASLRRKGLHSCHIPGCGKVYGKTSHLKAHLRWHTGERPFVCNWLFCGKRFTRSDELQRHLRTHTGEKRFSCPVCNKRFMRSDHLSKHVKTHSAGEPGSNGLKKSSDTDSEQSVPGSPACQSPEMIHNTEPVQNGL is encoded by the exons ATGGCAACTTCACTTCTTGGG GAGGAACCAAGGGTTGGATCCACTCCATTGGCCATGTTAGCAGCAACCTGTAACAAAATAGGGAGTTCGAGTCCCCCCTCGGACAGCGGCTCGTTTGGGAAAGGCGGCTTTCACCCTTGGAAACGCGCAGCGCCCAGCAGCTGCTCTCTCTCCCCGTTCGGCGCGCAGAGGAACGACTCTTTCAGCGCCAACAGCTCGTTCTCCTTAACGGGCACCACCACCTCCACCAGCCCGTTTGGAAACGACTATCCGGTGTTTCAAACTTCAGTCGCCAACAGTTCTCAGGACCCGAGCGCGCAGTCCGTGTTCATCTCGAAAGTGGACTCTCTCCAGGGGATTTACCCGAGGATGAGCGTCGCGCACCCGTACGAGACGTGGTTCAAATCCGCGCATGCTGGCATCTCCTCCGGGGATGGGAGCGGATCCTCCTGGTGGGATGTTGGCACAGGTTGGATTGATGTTCAAAGCGCGAATGGTGCCGCGCTTCAGACCTCTTTGCATTCGCCCCTGAGCGGCTATAACTCAGACTatccctccctcactcactccgCGTTCAGTGCCAGCCCGTCTCCACATCTCCTAAGCAGTGGGCAGCACCTGATGGACGGGTTCAAACCAGTTCTCTCCGCCACCTACACAGACAGCAGCACTGGTGCCAACAGCGCGGTTTTAGGAGGGTCTCCTGTGGTGCCGTTGGCCGGGTCTCCGCGTTCCTCCACCAGGCGCTACTCGGGCAGAGCGACCTGTGACTGTCCGAACTGTCAGGAGGCGGAGAGACTGGGGCCTGCGGGGGCCAGTCTACGCAGAAAGGGGCTCCACAGCTGCCACATCCCGGGCTGCGGGAAAGTATACGGAAAGACCTCTCACCTCAAAGCGCATTTGCGCTGGCACACCGGCGAGAGGCCGTTCGTGTGTAACTGGCTCTTCTGTGGGAAGCGCTTCACCAGATCCGACGAGCTCCAGCGACATTTACGCACACACACCGGGGAAAAGAGATTCTCCTGTCCAGTGTGTAACAAGCGCTTCATGCGCAGTGATCATCTCAGTAAACACGTAAAAACGCACAGCGCCGGGGAACCCGGGTCTAACGGGCTTAAAAAGAGCAGCGATACCGACAGCGAACAGAGTGTACCGGGCAGCCCAGCCTGCCAATCCCCGGAAATGATCCACAACACAGAACCCGTCCAGAACGGACTCTGA